The Spirulina subsalsa PCC 9445 region TCATGCTCAGATAGGCTAACAGACCAAACACGGGTAGGGGAACACCGAATACAGTGGCATAGGGGCTAGAGAGAACCACATCACAGTTGATGGAAGCGGCCGCGTCTCCTGTGCAAACTACATCGGAGCCGGAAAATTTAACGATGGTCAGGTAGCTGGTGAGGATGGCCCCAACAGTTGCGATCGCACCAATGATTACCCGGGACCACTGATGCAGCCAAGGAGTCTTTCTTCTGCGCTTCATGGGTTTGTATGGAATGGGTCGCTACTATTCTGACATACCTAGCTCCGATTTGGTTTCAGAAGGGTCAACGACCTTACCGACAAGGGGATGGGGTTTTCCCGGCAATCTTTATAAATTTTCAGCCGTTTTAAGGACAAGGTTTTAGGGATAAAGTCGCCATTACGGACAAGGTAAAACACAACAAACTTGTGTGTAAGGGTTACTATCCTCTGGCTTAGGTGTGGCCACAACTTTTAGATGGCCATTCATGGTTTCCAATAATCCAACACTTAATAACAGATTCATGCCGGGGGAAGGAATCGCCCGTTGGAGGAAGTTGGTCACGGCGTCAGGAGTGGTTTCGGGGGACTGTTGCAAGAGATCCACTGCTTCAGTCCAAAGGGTGCGGGGGGAGTATATGGTGAGGGTAATCGTCCCCTGTTCGCCGCTAACATCCTGCTGGGCGACTAATTCTAGGGATCCTTCCCCCATGTGAGCGATCGCCGTATCCACTAAACTCATCAGCACCTGCACGACTCGCCTTAAGTCTACCTGTAGCGCAAAGTCAGGATCCGGTACCTTCAACGTCAGGGGATAACTGCGATTTGCCGCTTGTAAGTGGGTCAGGCGTTCTATTTCACTGAAAATCTTACTGATGGGGTGGGATTCTAAGACGAGGGGGATGGCACCGTATTCCGTTTTAGAAATATCGACAATTTGATCAATTAACTTCAGTAACTTTAAGGCCGCTTGATAGCCTTGTTGGATAAATTCCCGTTCCTCTTCTGGATCTTCGCATAAGTCCGACAAAATCAACTGATGGAGGCCGATCAGACTATTTAAAGGCGATCGCAATTCATGGGAAGTCCGCGCCAAAAAACCCGCCTTAAACTGACTCATCTGGGCAGCCCGTAAATAGGCTAACTTAGCTTGTTCGAGTTCCGCTTTTAATGTCGCAATCTCATCATTCATCTGAAGATGCCTCACTCAAGACTACATTTCCCTGACGCAAAATCACCCACCCTGTTGTTGTCCATTTTGCCACAGTGGACGGTTGTCCATTCCCCAGCTTGGCATTAGGAGGAACGTCAGGATGGGAGAGGGTAAACACCGAGGGAAACGCCGCCCCAATCTCTGCTAACGTCTCTAAGGGAGGTTCTCCCGATAAATTGGCGCTCGTAGTGGCTAGGGGGCCAGTTTGGGCGAGGATTTCCTGAGCAATGGCCAAGTCGGGAATCCGCAGACCCAGCGTTTGGGGATCTCCCGGTGTCATGGCCGGGGGAACCTGGTCACTCGCGGGTAAAATCAGCGTCACTTGACCGGGCCAATAGCGGGTCATCATCTCCCCCCAGATCGCCCAATCCGCCTCACTCCCCCGGACATAGGGCTTAAAATCCTCCACCCTCGCCCCCATCAGGATTAAAGGTTTATCGGCCGGGCGCTGTTTTACGGTAAAAATTTCCTGGCCTGCCTCCGGTAAGCTGGCCAAGGCCGGAACCGTATCCGTGGGGAAACTCACCACCTCCCCCCGTTGAACCACCCGGATAAACTCCAATCCACTGACCTCTGGCATAGCCCCTAATCCACCTTTTGCAAGACTGTTGAGAGAATCTCCATCATCCGGTCAATGTGTTCCGGACGAATGATTAACGGGGGAGAGAGGGCGATAATATCCCCGGTGACGCGAATCATTAGGCCCCGCTCAAAACACTGAATTAAACACTGGGTCGCCCGTTCTCCCACCTTACCGGGAATCGATTCTAACTCAATCCCGGCGACTAAGCCAAGGTTGCGAATATCAATCACATGGGGCAGTCCTTTTAAGCCCTGTACCGATTCTTCCCAGTAGGTAGACAGTTCCTGAGCATGGGTAAATAAGCCCTCCTCCTCGTAAACCTCCAACGTCGCCAAGGCAGCCGCACAGGCCAGGGGATGACCCGAATAGGTGTAACCGTGGGCCAATTCAATGGCATTTTCGGGGGCGGCATTCATAAAAGCCTCGTAAATGCCCGGACGAGTTAACACGGCACCCATAGGAATCGTTGCATTGGTCAGTCCCTTGGCTATCGTGATCATATCCGGTACCACCCCGAAATATTCCGTCGCACTGCTGGCCCCTAGACGGCCGAAGGCGGTGATGACTTCATCAAAAATGAGGAGGATCCCGTGGCGATCGCAAATCGCCCGTAAACGCTCCAAATAGCCCACTGGGGGAATCAATACCCCCGTTGACCCGGCCACCGGCTCCACAATCACAGCCGCAATAGTCGAGGCATCATGAAGTTGCACCAAGCGCTCCAACTCATCAGCCAAATGCGCCCCCCATTGGGGTTGACCGCGAGAAAAGGCATTTTTTTCTAAATTGTGGGTATGGGGCAAATGATCCACCCCCGGCAACAAACTACCGAAAGCCTTCCGCACCGGAGCAATTCCCCCGACAGAGATTCCCCCAAAGCCTACCCCATGATACCCCCGTTCTCGTCCGATCAAGCGGGTTCTAGAGGCTTCACCCCGAACCCGATGGTAGGCGATCGCAATTTTTAGCGCCGACTCCACCGCTTCCGACCCAGAATTCCCGAAAAACACATGATCAAACCCCCCCGGAAAAAAGCGAATCAAACGCTCCGACAATTCAAACGCTCCCGGGTGTCCCATGCGAAACGGGGGCGCATAGTCCAACCGACCCACCTGTTGCCGCACCGCTTCCACAATCTTCGGCCGACAATGCCCCGCATTCACACACCACAATCCGGCCGTCCCATCCAAAATCTCCCGGTCATCATCACTGATGTAGTACATATCCTTTGCCCCCACCACCATCCGGGGATGGGCTTTAAACCGTCGATTATCGGTGAAAGGCATCCAAAAAGCCTCAAGAGATAATGCTTGCAAGGGTCTTGTCTCCTAAATTGTCTTTTTTGATTATAGGAAGGGAACAGGGAACAGGGAATCGGGAGTCGGGAATCGGGTGTCGGGTGTCGGGTGTCGGGTGTCGGGTGTCGGTGTAGGGGCGCAATGCTTGCGCCCTAGGGAGTCGGGTGTCGGGAATAGGTAATAATTATCAATTCTCCCTCTCCCCTGCTCCCCTGTTCCCCCTCTCCCCCTGTTCCCTGTTCCCTGAAGAGAGGGAATCAGTGTAGGGGCGCAATGCTTGCGCCCTAGGGAATCGGGTGTCGGGAATAGCCCTTGGGATGCCCGAACGGTGCGTTACGCTCCGCTAACGCACCCTACCCAATATTCCCCTGCTCCCCCTCTCCCCCTCTCCCCAACACAAGGCACGACCGAGGACAGACGAATATAATAAAAGCTTTCCGAAACCAGTCTACTGTGAGGACGTGAAATTCCATGAGTTTACAAGCATTGAAAGGACGCGATTTTCTGCGGATGGCCGATTTAAGCGCCAGTCAAATTACAGACCTTTTGCAAGTCGCCTCCGACCTGAAAAGTGGGGCATTAACCCCCACCTGTTCTAAAATTCTCGGATTATTGTTTTATAAAGCCTCCACACGCACCCGCGTTAGTTTTTCCGTTGCCATGTATCAACTCGGAGGACAAGTCATTGATTTGAACCCCAGTGTGACTCAAGTCGGACGAGGAGAACCCCTGTCCGACACCGCCAGAGTCTTAGACCGTTATCTGGATATCTTGGCCATCCGTACCTTTAAACAGGGGGACGTAGAAAGTTTTGCTAACTATTGCGACATTCCCATTATTAATGCTTTAACTGACCTTGAACATCCCTGTCAAGTTTTAGCGGATTTGTTGACGATTCAGGAGTGTTTTGGTCGTTTAGCGGGTCAAACCGTTACCTTTTTAGGAGATGGCAATAATGTAGCCCATTCTCTCCTAATTGGTTGTGCCATGATGGGGATGAAAGTTCGGGTCGCCACTCCCCCTGAATATAAACCCGATCCTGCCATTGTTAGTTCAGCCCAAGAATTAGCCGCCCCCGGAGCAGAAATCATCATCACCGAGGATCCCATTGCTGCGGTAGAAGGTTCTCACGTCCTTTATACCGATGTTTGGGCAAGTATGGGACAAGAAGACTTAGCCGCTTCCCGAATTCCTATTTTTCAACCCTATCAAATTAATCGCAGTTTATTAGAAAAAGCCGATTCTCAGGCGATTGTTTTACACTGTTTACCTGCCCACCGAGGGGAAGAAATTACGGAAGATGTGATCGAAAGTTCTCAATCTAAGGTCTGGG contains the following coding sequences:
- a CDS encoding sensor histidine kinase, coding for MNDEIATLKAELEQAKLAYLRAAQMSQFKAGFLARTSHELRSPLNSLIGLHQLILSDLCEDPEEEREFIQQGYQAALKLLKLIDQIVDISKTEYGAIPLVLESHPISKIFSEIERLTHLQAANRSYPLTLKVPDPDFALQVDLRRVVQVLMSLVDTAIAHMGEGSLELVAQQDVSGEQGTITLTIYSPRTLWTEAVDLLQQSPETTPDAVTNFLQRAIPSPGMNLLLSVGLLETMNGHLKVVATPKPEDSNPYTQVCCVLPCP
- a CDS encoding L-threonylcarbamoyladenylate synthase — translated: MPEVSGLEFIRVVQRGEVVSFPTDTVPALASLPEAGQEIFTVKQRPADKPLILMGARVEDFKPYVRGSEADWAIWGEMMTRYWPGQVTLILPASDQVPPAMTPGDPQTLGLRIPDLAIAQEILAQTGPLATTSANLSGEPPLETLAEIGAAFPSVFTLSHPDVPPNAKLGNGQPSTVAKWTTTGWVILRQGNVVLSEASSDE
- a CDS encoding aminotransferase class III-fold pyridoxal phosphate-dependent enzyme, producing MPFTDNRRFKAHPRMVVGAKDMYYISDDDREILDGTAGLWCVNAGHCRPKIVEAVRQQVGRLDYAPPFRMGHPGAFELSERLIRFFPGGFDHVFFGNSGSEAVESALKIAIAYHRVRGEASRTRLIGRERGYHGVGFGGISVGGIAPVRKAFGSLLPGVDHLPHTHNLEKNAFSRGQPQWGAHLADELERLVQLHDASTIAAVIVEPVAGSTGVLIPPVGYLERLRAICDRHGILLIFDEVITAFGRLGASSATEYFGVVPDMITIAKGLTNATIPMGAVLTRPGIYEAFMNAAPENAIELAHGYTYSGHPLACAAALATLEVYEEEGLFTHAQELSTYWEESVQGLKGLPHVIDIRNLGLVAGIELESIPGKVGERATQCLIQCFERGLMIRVTGDIIALSPPLIIRPEHIDRMMEILSTVLQKVD
- the argF gene encoding ornithine carbamoyltransferase, giving the protein MSLQALKGRDFLRMADLSASQITDLLQVASDLKSGALTPTCSKILGLLFYKASTRTRVSFSVAMYQLGGQVIDLNPSVTQVGRGEPLSDTARVLDRYLDILAIRTFKQGDVESFANYCDIPIINALTDLEHPCQVLADLLTIQECFGRLAGQTVTFLGDGNNVAHSLLIGCAMMGMKVRVATPPEYKPDPAIVSSAQELAAPGAEIIITEDPIAAVEGSHVLYTDVWASMGQEDLAASRIPIFQPYQINRSLLEKADSQAIVLHCLPAHRGEEITEDVIESSQSKVWDQAENRMHAQKALMACLLGIID